One segment of Penaeus chinensis breed Huanghai No. 1 chromosome 14, ASM1920278v2, whole genome shotgun sequence DNA contains the following:
- the LOC125032223 gene encoding pro-resilin-like — protein MNTKIFILLGLAAIAAADSFESYEYRPPQRRSSEESYESGEAKYDFQWAVDHDDSGNNYGHQEARDGEDTQGSYYVHLPDGRLQTVKYFVDGDSGYVAEVNYDGEARFPDSYESASFESREYRPRYFYDSNESK, from the exons ATGAACACCAAG ATCTTCATCCTCCTCGGCCTGGCAGCCATTGCTGCTGCAGACAGTTTCGAGTCCTACGAATACAGACCACCACAG AGACGCTCCTCCGAGGAATCTTACGAATCCGGagaagccaagtacgacttccaATGGGCTGTCGATCACGACGACTCAGGCAACAACTACGGACACCAGGAAGCCCGTGACGGTGAAgacactcagggatcctactacgtgcacctccctgacggccgcctgcagaccgtcaagtacttcgtggacggcgactccggctacgtgGCTGAGGTCAACTACGATGGCGAGGCTCGATTCCCCGACTCATACGAGTCTGCTTCCTTCGAGTCCCGCGAATACAGGCCACGATATTTCTATGACTCCAATGAGTCTAAGTAA
- the LOC125032216 gene encoding pro-resilin-like: MNTTVFILLGLAAIAAADSFESYEYRPPQRRSSEESYESGEAKYDFQWAVDHEDSGNNYGHQEARDGEDTQGSYYVHLPDGRLQTVKYFVDGDSGYVAEVNYEGEARFPDSYESASFESREYRPRYVYDSNESK, translated from the exons ATGAACACCACG GTCTTCATCCTCCTCGGTCTGGCAGCCATTGCTGCTGCAGATAGCTTCGAGTCCTACGAATACAGGCCACCACAG AGGcgctcctctgaggaatcctacgAATCCGGTgaagccaagtacgacttccaATGGGCTGTCGATCACGAAGACTCTGGCAACAACTACGGACACCAGGAAGCTCGTGACGGTGAAgacactcagggatcctactacgtgcacctccccgacggtcgcctgcagaccgtcaagtacttcgtggacggcgactccggctacgtggctgaggtcaactacgagggcgaggctcgatTCCCCGACTCGTACGAGTCTGCTTCCTTCGAGTCCCGCGAATACAGGCCACGATACGTCTATGACTCCAACGAGTCGAAGTAA
- the LOC125032219 gene encoding pro-resilin-like: protein MNTKVFILLGLAALAAADSFESYEYRPPQRRSSEESYESGEAKYNFQWAVDHDDSGNNYGHQEARDGEDTQGSYYVHLPDGRLQTVKYFVDGDSGYVAEVNYDGEARFPDSYESASFESREYRPRYFYDSNESK, encoded by the exons ATGAACACCAAG GTCTTCATCCTCCTCGGTTTGGCAGCCCTTGCTGCTGCAGACAGCTTTGAGTCCTACGAATACCGACCACCTCAG AGAcgctcctctgaggaatcctacgAATCCGGAGAAGCCAAATACAACTTCCAATGGGCTGTCGATCACGATGACTCCGGCAACAACTACGGACACCAGGAAGCCCGTGACGGTGAAgacactcagggatcctactacgtgcacctccccgacggtcgcctgcagaccgtcaagtacttcgtggacggcgactccggctacgtAGCTGAAGTTAACTACGATGGCGAAGCTCGATTCCCCGACTCCTACGAGTCTGCTTCCTTCGAGTCCCGTGAATACAGGCCACGATACTTCTATGATTCTAATGAGtccaagtaa